One region of Desulforamulus hydrothermalis Lam5 = DSM 18033 genomic DNA includes:
- a CDS encoding FliH/SctL family protein, with the protein MLSLFRVIKSAALDQGDQVLPLRQLSPPPAPDETPDPARLLAAARQQAAELVARAEQEAAALLAQAQAEAQSEARQIKAAARQQGWQEGMEAARQEADSIRSQARQVLEQARAIRQRTLDNLEQELVDLAVDIAERLVMTQLAVEPQTIMAVARECMELVKNRPLVNMYVNQADLALVEQERHRLLQGLPGRVELNILADNAVSPGGCRIETDQGQVDATLETRWQEMLKTLYGREE; encoded by the coding sequence ATGCTATCCTTGTTTAGGGTGATCAAAAGCGCTGCCCTGGACCAGGGTGATCAAGTGTTGCCTTTGCGGCAGCTGTCGCCGCCGCCGGCGCCCGACGAAACGCCCGACCCGGCCCGGCTGCTGGCGGCAGCCAGGCAGCAGGCGGCAGAACTGGTGGCCCGGGCCGAGCAGGAGGCGGCGGCCTTGCTGGCGCAAGCCCAAGCCGAGGCGCAATCAGAGGCCCGGCAAATAAAAGCGGCAGCCAGGCAGCAGGGCTGGCAGGAGGGCATGGAAGCCGCCCGGCAGGAAGCCGACAGTATTCGTAGCCAGGCTCGCCAGGTGTTGGAGCAGGCCCGGGCCATCCGGCAGCGCACCCTGGATAATCTGGAACAGGAGCTGGTGGATCTGGCGGTGGATATTGCCGAACGGCTGGTGATGACCCAGTTGGCGGTGGAACCGCAAACCATTATGGCCGTTGCCCGGGAGTGTATGGAACTGGTGAAAAACCGCCCCCTGGTTAATATGTATGTCAACCAGGCGGATCTGGCTTTGGTGGAACAAGAGCGCCACCGGCTGCTGCAGGGATTGCCCGGCCGGGTGGAATTAAACATCCTGGCAGACAATGCCGTCAGTCCCGGCGGCTGCCGCATCGAAACCGACCAGGGGCAGGTGGACGCCACCCTGGAAACACGCTGGCAGGAAATGCTAAAGACACTGTACGGCCGGGAGGAATAA
- the fliI gene encoding flagellar protein export ATPase FliI, translating into MQEQVAINLAPYKERVSRARVIKPIGQVTRVIGLMIEVQGIIARIGEVCDIVVQDAAPVKAEVVGFRDRHSLLMPLGELRGIYPGSAVVPTGRQLTVKVGRHLLGKVLDGLGRPFNAAADEPGEDFPVDNRPPQPLQRQRIQTVLPTGVRAVDGLLTCGRGQRMGIFAGSGVGKSTLLGMIARHGSADVNVIGLIGERGREVLEFLEEDLGPAGLAKSVIVAATSDQPALVRLKGAFVATAIAEYFRDQGLDVMLLMDSVTRFAMAQREVGLAVGEPPATKGYTPSVFALLPRLLERSGMGQRGSVTAFYTVLVDGDDLNEPIADAVRGILDGHIVLTRRLAAANHYPAIDVLQSVSRLMPELAAEEHKARAGLLRDLLATYNQAEDLINIGAYVKGSNPKIDEAIEKHDSIIRFLKQTPSEYSSYEETLNQLAALAGRG; encoded by the coding sequence ATGCAGGAGCAGGTTGCGATTAATCTTGCCCCTTATAAAGAAAGGGTCAGCCGGGCCAGGGTAATTAAGCCAATAGGCCAGGTTACCCGGGTTATCGGCCTGATGATTGAGGTGCAAGGCATTATTGCCCGCATCGGCGAAGTGTGCGATATTGTGGTGCAGGATGCGGCGCCGGTTAAAGCAGAGGTGGTGGGGTTTCGGGACCGGCACTCCCTGCTCATGCCATTGGGCGAGCTGCGGGGCATTTACCCGGGCAGTGCTGTGGTGCCTACCGGTCGCCAGCTGACCGTCAAAGTGGGTCGCCATTTGCTGGGCAAAGTGCTGGACGGCCTGGGCCGGCCCTTTAATGCCGCGGCGGATGAGCCGGGCGAGGATTTTCCGGTGGACAACCGCCCGCCCCAGCCGCTGCAAAGGCAGCGCATCCAAACTGTATTGCCCACCGGGGTACGGGCGGTGGACGGCCTGCTCACCTGCGGCCGGGGCCAGCGCATGGGCATTTTTGCCGGCAGCGGGGTGGGCAAGAGCACCTTGCTGGGCATGATTGCCCGGCACGGCAGTGCGGATGTCAATGTCATCGGGCTGATTGGTGAGCGGGGCCGCGAGGTGCTGGAGTTCCTGGAGGAAGACCTGGGCCCGGCAGGTCTGGCCAAGTCTGTTATTGTGGCTGCCACCTCCGACCAGCCGGCCCTGGTGCGGCTGAAGGGGGCCTTTGTGGCCACCGCCATTGCCGAGTATTTCCGGGATCAGGGACTGGATGTCATGCTGCTGATGGATTCGGTAACCCGCTTTGCCATGGCCCAGCGGGAAGTAGGACTGGCGGTAGGCGAACCGCCGGCCACCAAAGGCTATACCCCGTCGGTGTTTGCCTTGCTGCCCCGGCTGTTAGAACGCTCCGGCATGGGCCAAAGGGGTTCTGTTACCGCCTTTTATACCGTGCTGGTGGACGGGGATGACCTTAATGAACCCATTGCCGACGCTGTCAGGGGCATTTTGGACGGCCATATCGTGTTAACCCGCCGTTTGGCCGCCGCCAACCACTATCCGGCCATTGATGTTTTGCAAAGCGTCAGCCGCCTGATGCCGGAACTGGCTGCCGAGGAACATAAAGCCCGGGCCGGCCTGCTGAGGGACTTGCTGGCGACTTACAACCAAGCGGAAGATTTAATTAATATCGGGGCCTATGTAAAGGGGTCCAACCCCAAGATTGACGAAGCCATCGAGAAACACGACAGCATCATCCGTTTTCTTAAACAAACGCCGTCAGAGTACAGCAGTTACGAAGAAACCTTAAACCAATTGGCAGCCCTGGCGGGCAGGGGGTAG
- the fliJ gene encoding flagellar export protein FliJ, with protein MPKFHFRLEQVLQQKIKQEEQALRELAAARQDCDRWEQALKASREKLKQTMSYSAAVQNPGEQMQSMLYLEYLQQTIVTQQRHLQRAEEILQLRRRSAMQARQERLVLEKLKEKQAAEFQAWLALVEQKEIDELATLGYGRTQVK; from the coding sequence TTGCCGAAATTTCACTTCCGGCTGGAACAGGTGCTGCAGCAAAAAATTAAGCAGGAAGAACAGGCTTTGCGGGAACTGGCCGCTGCCCGGCAGGATTGTGACCGGTGGGAGCAGGCATTAAAAGCCTCCCGGGAAAAACTAAAGCAAACCATGTCCTACAGCGCCGCTGTGCAAAACCCGGGTGAGCAAATGCAGTCGATGCTTTATCTCGAATACCTGCAGCAAACCATTGTGACACAGCAAAGACACCTGCAGCGGGCGGAGGAAATCCTGCAGCTCAGGCGCAGGTCGGCCATGCAGGCTCGCCAGGAGCGGCTGGTGCTGGAAAAGCTCAAGGAGAAACAGGCAGCTGAGTTCCAGGCCTGGTTAGCCCTGGTAGAACAAAAGGAAATTGATGAACTGGCCACCCTGGGTTATGGCAGAACCCAGGTTAAATAA
- a CDS encoding flagellar hook-length control protein FliK yields the protein MEIGKETGKVWPGIPFSLPGEKSNEQGEGFGELLLALLLNAQPAPAVREEQALAEETAGAASVKSGLWDGDQGAVISGQARPGAGVIRQSAENMVSFTEPDMPVLQYKADFAPVFAQTFAQTEGHLPPDKHEQSQIYMQAAAFFKDNGATEAVPAINSSGFEELSSINQPELTGHRLLDTAQSVIHHNLAPAQGFVQQKPLAGRYGQADGSVVDTGGAAQKQAATVEHNGLTAAKQQPMPEKTQFYQPPQAVVGNGLQDNKNENRPTAAPVLTDAAGRVNLAANGEANKLVSVANVLNREKSHQTLASNHMPLIAGTEENLRHERPVLEGPLTGQAKLDQPLTLVSQPDSFAINANQAEQTGQQVKPVPQQEVTASQLPAKISEMIRSLTLQHNPEHTVLRIKLQPAHLGEVQVKLTWSKGELSAQFIASTVTAKDAIEAAFPQLKEILAQQDIRLSEAAVFLGQSNSQSNQQRSPHWEKTAVLRNKVSGAYFAEPLADANAPATGTGAIAMAGLDLTV from the coding sequence TTGGAGATAGGTAAAGAAACAGGTAAAGTATGGCCGGGAATTCCGTTCAGCTTGCCGGGAGAGAAGTCAAACGAGCAAGGCGAGGGCTTCGGGGAACTGTTGCTGGCCCTGTTGCTCAATGCACAACCGGCGCCGGCCGTACGGGAAGAACAGGCCTTGGCGGAAGAAACAGCCGGGGCGGCGTCTGTTAAGTCAGGTCTTTGGGACGGTGACCAGGGTGCGGTTATAAGCGGTCAAGCCAGGCCGGGGGCAGGGGTGATACGGCAAAGTGCTGAAAACATGGTCAGTTTTACTGAACCGGATATGCCCGTACTGCAGTATAAGGCGGACTTTGCCCCTGTATTTGCTCAAACATTTGCTCAAACAGAAGGCCATTTGCCGCCTGATAAACATGAGCAAAGTCAGATTTATATGCAGGCAGCGGCTTTCTTTAAGGACAACGGGGCTACAGAGGCAGTTCCGGCAATTAACTCGTCCGGTTTTGAGGAACTTAGCTCGATTAATCAACCGGAGCTGACCGGCCACCGGTTGCTGGACACGGCTCAAAGCGTTATTCATCATAATTTGGCGCCTGCTCAAGGTTTTGTGCAGCAGAAGCCGCTTGCCGGCCGGTATGGTCAAGCTGACGGGTCAGTTGTTGACACAGGGGGGGCAGCGCAAAAACAGGCAGCAACGGTTGAACACAATGGCTTAACGGCAGCCAAACAGCAGCCGATGCCCGAAAAGACGCAGTTTTACCAGCCGCCGCAAGCGGTTGTTGGCAATGGGCTACAAGATAACAAAAACGAGAACCGACCAACTGCGGCTCCGGTTTTAACAGATGCGGCAGGCCGGGTTAATCTTGCCGCCAACGGGGAAGCCAATAAATTAGTATCAGTTGCCAATGTGCTAAACCGGGAAAAAAGCCATCAGACGTTGGCAAGCAACCATATGCCTCTAATTGCTGGAACTGAAGAAAACCTTCGGCACGAGCGCCCTGTTTTGGAAGGTCCTTTGACTGGGCAGGCAAAACTTGACCAGCCATTGACATTAGTTAGCCAACCGGATTCTTTTGCCATAAATGCCAACCAGGCCGAGCAAACCGGTCAGCAAGTCAAGCCGGTGCCGCAGCAAGAGGTGACTGCAAGCCAACTGCCGGCCAAAATCAGCGAAATGATACGCAGCCTGACGCTGCAGCACAATCCCGAGCACACCGTACTTAGGATAAAACTGCAGCCGGCTCATTTGGGGGAAGTTCAGGTTAAGCTAACCTGGTCGAAAGGGGAATTATCGGCGCAATTTATTGCCTCCACCGTGACGGCCAAAGATGCCATCGAGGCGGCCTTCCCTCAATTAAAAGAAATTTTGGCCCAGCAGGACATACGTCTCAGTGAAGCTGCCGTATTTTTAGGGCAGTCAAACTCCCAAAGCAACCAGCAAAGGTCGCCCCATTGGGAAAAGACGGCGGTCCTTAGAAACAAGGTGTCCGGCGCTTATTTTGCGGAACCGTTGGCTGACGCCAACGCACCAGCGACCGGGACGGGCGCCATTGCCATGGCAGGCCTTGATCTCACAGTGTAA
- a CDS encoding flagellar hook assembly protein FlgD codes for MQVSDTAGSNNVYLTDKQKKTQQTLDKDAFLQLFITQLRYQDPTSPQDTSQFASQIAQFTMLEQLTNLNTAINKLLEMNQLNHAATLIGRQVVVTKDTSLVSGQVDKVTVDKEGVKIWVANNSYTLDQVVSFSGLTQAAGENTEGGAATGDNSEQMPAADATLQSGEQDGTS; via the coding sequence ATGCAAGTAAGCGATACTGCCGGCAGCAACAATGTCTATTTAACCGATAAACAAAAGAAAACCCAACAAACCCTGGATAAGGATGCTTTTCTGCAGTTATTTATTACCCAGCTGCGTTACCAGGATCCTACCAGTCCCCAGGATACCAGCCAGTTTGCCAGTCAAATTGCACAGTTTACCATGCTGGAGCAGTTAACTAATTTAAATACAGCAATAAACAAACTGTTGGAGATGAATCAATTAAACCATGCGGCAACTCTGATCGGGCGGCAGGTGGTTGTGACAAAGGATACGTCCCTTGTGAGCGGCCAGGTGGATAAGGTAACTGTTGATAAAGAAGGGGTCAAAATATGGGTTGCCAATAACAGCTACACCCTTGACCAGGTAGTGTCCTTTAGCGGCTTAACGCAAGCCGCGGGCGAAAATACAGAAGGAGGGGCAGCAACCGGTGACAATTCAGAGCAAATGCCGGCTGCCGATGCAACCCTGCAGTCAGGCGAACAAGACGGTACAAGCTAA
- a CDS encoding TIGR02530 family flagellar biosynthesis protein: MQPCSQANKTVQANRLKENNLSFQELLHQEFRRQQEVKLSAHAAQRLREREIVLTEQDFSKINQAVQRAAAKGARDSLVLYGDLALIASVANRTIITAVDSKNMAEHVFTNIDSAVIVK; the protein is encoded by the coding sequence ATGCAACCCTGCAGTCAGGCGAACAAGACGGTACAAGCTAACAGGCTCAAGGAAAACAATTTATCTTTTCAGGAGTTGCTGCACCAGGAGTTCCGGCGGCAGCAGGAGGTAAAGCTGTCAGCCCATGCCGCGCAAAGGCTGCGGGAAAGAGAGATTGTGCTGACCGAACAGGACTTCAGCAAAATTAACCAGGCTGTGCAAAGGGCTGCGGCCAAAGGGGCCAGGGATTCGCTGGTGCTTTACGGTGACCTGGCACTGATTGCCAGCGTTGCTAACCGGACCATTATTACCGCTGTAGACAGCAAAAACATGGCGGAGCATGTGTTTACCAATATTGACAGTGCTGTCATCGTTAAATAG
- a CDS encoding flagellar hook-basal body protein has translation MLRSLYSGVSGLRNHQIRMDSVGNNISNVNTVGYKSSRTNFVDAISQTIRSGSTSTNPAQLGTGINVGSVSNNFVQGSLQSTGRTLDLAIQGKGFFAVKAMDSSGNLTGNPMFTREGIFFLDQNNNLVNSGGYAVLGYTGGMPSTTQPAAANSGEGKITINPTTHELSTLSIDKNGYITAINKTTGDVEFIAQVALATFPNQEGLVKLGQNLFTTSPASGTEKIASNNHATDGAKAEINSGYIEMSNVDLSEEFVNMITTQRGYQANARVITVSDTLLEELIQLKR, from the coding sequence ATGTTGCGGTCGCTTTACTCCGGGGTTTCCGGCTTGAGAAACCACCAAATTCGCATGGATTCTGTGGGCAATAATATTTCCAACGTTAATACCGTAGGTTATAAATCGTCCCGCACCAACTTTGTTGACGCCATCAGCCAGACCATTCGCTCCGGCAGCACCAGCACCAACCCGGCTCAACTGGGCACCGGCATAAACGTGGGCAGTGTATCCAACAACTTTGTTCAGGGTTCGCTGCAAAGTACCGGGCGCACGCTGGATTTAGCCATTCAGGGCAAAGGGTTCTTTGCTGTCAAAGCTATGGACAGCAGCGGCAACTTAACAGGCAATCCTATGTTTACCCGGGAAGGCATCTTCTTCCTGGACCAAAATAATAACCTGGTTAACTCAGGGGGGTATGCGGTGCTGGGTTATACCGGCGGTATGCCCAGTACGACGCAGCCGGCGGCTGCCAACAGCGGTGAGGGCAAAATTACCATAAACCCCACCACCCACGAACTTAGTACTTTAAGTATAGACAAAAACGGTTACATCACAGCCATCAATAAAACAACCGGTGATGTGGAGTTTATTGCCCAGGTGGCTCTGGCAACCTTTCCCAACCAGGAAGGGCTGGTGAAACTGGGGCAAAACCTCTTTACCACCAGTCCCGCCAGCGGCACAGAAAAGATTGCCTCTAACAACCATGCTACAGACGGCGCGAAAGCCGAAATCAACTCCGGCTATATTGAAATGTCCAACGTGGACCTCAGTGAGGAATTCGTCAACATGATCACCACCCAGCGGGGCTACCAGGCCAATGCCCGGGTGATTACGGTCTCCGATACCCTGCTGGAGGAACTTATCCAGCTCAAGCGGTAA
- a CDS encoding flagellar basal body-associated FliL family protein, with translation MAAAPQQAAPQVPKKKFFTVKTLLIILIILLFLTGLGVGGYMYLKASLAGANKAGPDPEKLVTFSMGSLLVNLADAGGSNFMRLTPVLEYEANKENKKLGEELSKNKVVLQDCIIRVIRKKKLADVQPPDSIDKVAAELKDEINKNLHYGQIHRVYFSEYLTQ, from the coding sequence GTGGCGGCAGCACCGCAGCAAGCAGCACCACAGGTGCCAAAGAAGAAATTCTTTACCGTTAAAACCTTGCTGATCATATTAATTATTTTGCTCTTTTTAACCGGGCTGGGCGTCGGGGGCTACATGTACCTGAAGGCCTCCCTGGCCGGCGCAAACAAAGCAGGCCCGGATCCGGAAAAACTGGTAACCTTCAGCATGGGCAGCCTGCTGGTGAACCTTGCTGATGCCGGCGGCAGCAACTTCATGCGACTCACCCCGGTGCTGGAATATGAAGCCAATAAAGAGAACAAAAAGCTGGGCGAGGAACTCTCGAAGAACAAAGTAGTTTTGCAAGACTGCATAATCCGGGTTATCCGCAAGAAGAAGCTGGCGGATGTGCAGCCGCCGGACAGCATTGATAAAGTGGCGGCAGAGTTGAAAGATGAGATTAACAAGAATCTCCATTACGGCCAGATTCACCGGGTGTATTTCTCGGAATATCTCACTCAGTAA
- a CDS encoding FliM/FliN family flagellar motor switch protein — protein sequence MMTEKEIEQFLSELQDTPGRGEAAVRKVRFSPLDSLARPGSAIKTGLAHIEDVKVTISAELGEKTMKFREVLNLDVGSVIDLEKSAGDAINVYINEEKTALGEIIVVNDNFAVRINKILPPKRLGERVNHGQ from the coding sequence ATGATGACGGAAAAAGAAATAGAGCAGTTTCTGAGTGAGCTTCAGGATACACCCGGCCGGGGGGAAGCGGCCGTCAGAAAGGTCCGCTTTTCTCCCCTGGATTCTTTAGCCCGGCCGGGCAGTGCTATTAAAACCGGCCTGGCCCATATTGAGGATGTAAAGGTGACCATCAGCGCCGAACTGGGCGAAAAGACCATGAAATTCCGTGAGGTGCTGAATCTGGATGTGGGTTCGGTGATTGACCTGGAAAAGTCTGCCGGCGACGCAATAAATGTTTACATTAATGAGGAAAAAACAGCCCTGGGGGAAATTATAGTTGTTAACGATAATTTTGCCGTCAGGATTAATAAAATCCTACCGCCAAAACGACTGGGCGAGAGAGTGAACCATGGACAGTGA
- the fliO gene encoding flagellar biosynthetic protein FliO codes for MDSETLWLFIKLITLLPLVLVLAYLSIKYGLARNRGIAAGGRRLRLVEYLPLGPKGGLALVELAGRYYLVAYQEKGIALLKEFDALPDPAEVPAAGPGNDFAKVLAQQWKQLSQQYLPGRHRQEKSRSGCQASDQADEQ; via the coding sequence ATGGACAGTGAAACCCTCTGGTTGTTTATCAAGTTAATTACCCTGCTGCCCCTGGTGCTGGTGTTGGCTTATTTGAGCATTAAGTATGGGTTGGCCCGCAACCGGGGCATCGCTGCCGGCGGCCGCCGCCTGCGGCTGGTGGAATACCTGCCCCTGGGCCCAAAAGGCGGGCTGGCCCTGGTGGAGCTGGCCGGCCGTTATTACCTGGTGGCTTACCAGGAAAAGGGTATTGCTTTGCTGAAAGAATTTGATGCTTTGCCCGACCCGGCAGAGGTACCGGCTGCCGGGCCGGGGAACGATTTTGCCAAAGTTTTGGCGCAGCAGTGGAAACAGTTGTCACAACAATACCTGCCCGGGCGGCACCGGCAGGAAAAAAGCAGGAGTGGGTGTCAGGCCAGTGATCAGGCTGATGAACAGTAA
- the fliP gene encoding flagellar type III secretion system pore protein FliP (The bacterial flagellar biogenesis protein FliP forms a type III secretion system (T3SS)-type pore required for flagellar assembly.): MNSNRYSILILTACLLLMWPGGAAAEPLIPLPNINLNIETASQPQQVVDSVKLLIFLTLLSLVPAFLMMLTSFTRIIVVLSFLRSALGTQQTPPNQVLIGLALFLTVFIMAPVYQDINRQAVQPYLANQLTYEQAVDKAAEPLRSFMSRQTREKDLGLFLSLAKTEKPRNISEVPMSVLVPAFVISELKTAFQIGFILFVPFLIIDMVVASTLMSMGMFMLPPVMVSLPFKLLLFVMVDGWYLVVKSLVESFR; encoded by the coding sequence ATGAACAGTAACAGGTACAGCATCTTAATTTTGACAGCATGTTTATTGCTCATGTGGCCCGGCGGTGCGGCAGCCGAGCCCTTAATCCCGCTGCCTAACATTAACCTTAATATTGAAACCGCCAGCCAGCCGCAGCAGGTGGTGGACAGCGTTAAACTGCTGATTTTTTTAACCCTGCTGTCCCTGGTGCCGGCCTTTTTGATGATGCTGACCTCCTTTACCCGGATTATTGTGGTGCTGTCTTTTTTGCGCAGCGCCCTGGGTACCCAGCAGACACCGCCCAACCAGGTGTTGATCGGTCTGGCCCTTTTCCTGACGGTATTTATCATGGCGCCGGTGTACCAGGATATTAACCGTCAGGCTGTGCAACCTTATTTAGCCAACCAATTGACCTATGAACAGGCGGTGGATAAAGCAGCCGAACCACTGCGCAGCTTCATGTCCCGGCAGACCAGGGAAAAGGATTTGGGGCTGTTTCTTAGCTTGGCCAAAACCGAGAAGCCCAGAAACATCAGCGAAGTGCCCATGTCCGTGCTGGTACCGGCCTTTGTCATCAGCGAGCTGAAAACCGCTTTTCAAATTGGCTTCATCTTGTTTGTGCCTTTTCTCATCATCGATATGGTGGTGGCCAGTACCCTGATGTCCATGGGGATGTTTATGCTGCCGCCGGTGATGGTGTCTTTGCCCTTTAAGCTGCTGCTGTTTGTGATGGTGGACGGCTGGTACCTGGTGGTTAAATCCCTGGTTGAGAGTTTTCGCTAA
- the fliQ gene encoding flagellar biosynthesis protein FliQ — MTQTYVLHLAREALMMVVILSLPALGVAMLVGLVIGILQATTQIQEQTLSFVPKMVAVFVTLMIAAGWLLSIAVKFTSRLYEQIPNLVR, encoded by the coding sequence GTGACGCAGACATATGTATTGCACCTGGCCCGGGAAGCCCTGATGATGGTGGTAATTTTATCCCTGCCCGCCCTTGGGGTAGCCATGCTGGTGGGACTGGTGATCGGCATCCTGCAGGCCACCACCCAGATTCAAGAACAAACCCTGTCCTTTGTGCCTAAAATGGTGGCAGTTTTTGTTACCTTAATGATTGCTGCCGGCTGGCTGTTAAGTATTGCGGTAAAGTTTACCAGCCGCTTGTATGAGCAAATACCTAATCTGGTCCGCTAG
- the fliR gene encoding flagellar biosynthetic protein FliR: MLDLAYITVFFLVLIRMASFVASCALFSLPGIPALVKAGLSFILAALVTPLVMPAVTELPQGVWEFALAVLGEAGVGLGLGLVCTLVFNAARMAGQLLDFQIGFAMSAVMDPLSGSMNTLLSRFFFFLTLVLFMNMDGHHALIRALVNSYRLVPLTSAGINGEITLLMIRIFTDTFALAVQICAPVVAVLVITDLAMGLIGKTAPQLNIFQLGFPLKIAAGLSVLAVLLPALTSLFKYMLETLQKDLLLFMKGLA, encoded by the coding sequence GTGCTGGATCTTGCTTACATTACGGTTTTTTTTCTGGTGTTGATACGCATGGCTTCCTTTGTCGCTTCCTGTGCCCTGTTTAGCTTGCCGGGCATCCCGGCCCTGGTAAAAGCCGGCCTGTCCTTTATTTTGGCGGCTCTTGTGACGCCGCTGGTAATGCCGGCTGTCACCGAACTGCCGCAGGGTGTCTGGGAGTTTGCCCTGGCTGTGCTTGGTGAAGCGGGTGTGGGGCTGGGCCTGGGCTTAGTGTGCACCTTGGTTTTTAACGCTGCCAGGATGGCCGGGCAGTTGCTGGACTTTCAAATCGGTTTTGCCATGTCGGCGGTTATGGATCCCTTAAGCGGCAGCATGAACACGCTGCTGTCCCGTTTTTTCTTTTTCCTGACCTTGGTTTTGTTTATGAACATGGACGGACACCATGCCTTGATCCGGGCACTGGTAAACAGTTACCGGTTGGTGCCGTTGACTTCCGCAGGCATTAACGGAGAAATAACGCTTCTTATGATACGAATTTTTACCGATACTTTTGCCCTGGCGGTGCAGATTTGTGCTCCGGTGGTGGCTGTTTTGGTGATAACCGACCTGGCTATGGGCCTGATCGGTAAAACAGCTCCCCAGTTAAATATTTTTCAACTGGGATTTCCTTTGAAAATAGCGGCGGGACTGTCGGTGCTGGCTGTTCTGCTGCCGGCTCTGACTTCCCTGTTTAAATATATGTTGGAAACCTTGCAGAAGGATTTGTTACTTTTTATGAAGGGGTTGGCCTGA
- the flhB gene encoding flagellar biosynthesis protein FlhB, translated as MPEGSQEKTEQATPRRLQEARRKGQVPKSADLNGAVLLLAAGLFALLAKDSLLNQTRAYFYSYFNSFVHQQQPDNYLVQILIDFAVSVFAVFIPFFLVLTVVALGVNMAQIGLLVAPEAVKPRLDKLNPLNGLKNMFSGRAMFELVKSILKIIIVGWTVYAAVRGELPNLLAVFHLPPSALLNQVLTVALKVMLWGAVVYLGIALLDLLYQRYAFQKQMRMTKQEVKDEYKQTEGDPQIKGWLRRRQRQLLMNLVRKEVPRATVVVTNPTHYAVALRYEPPMEAPVVVAKGSDRLALQIKEVARQHQVPVVENVEVARFLYASVEPGQAIPVEMYQAVAEILALVYRLKNKKGF; from the coding sequence ATGCCAGAGGGTTCGCAGGAAAAAACCGAACAGGCGACGCCCAGGCGGCTGCAGGAAGCCCGGCGGAAAGGTCAGGTGCCGAAAAGCGCCGACCTCAACGGGGCGGTCCTGCTGCTGGCGGCCGGGCTGTTTGCGCTGCTGGCCAAAGACAGCCTGCTTAACCAAACCCGGGCTTATTTTTACAGTTATTTCAACAGCTTTGTGCATCAGCAGCAGCCGGACAATTACCTTGTGCAGATACTGATAGATTTTGCCGTCAGTGTTTTTGCAGTGTTTATACCTTTCTTCTTGGTGCTGACGGTGGTGGCGCTGGGGGTTAACATGGCCCAGATCGGCCTGCTTGTGGCGCCGGAGGCCGTCAAGCCCCGCTTGGACAAGCTGAACCCCCTGAACGGGCTGAAAAACATGTTTAGCGGCCGCGCCATGTTTGAACTGGTTAAATCGATATTAAAAATTATTATAGTAGGTTGGACTGTTTATGCCGCAGTAAGGGGAGAATTGCCCAACCTGTTAGCCGTTTTTCACTTGCCGCCCTCTGCCCTGCTGAATCAGGTGCTTACGGTGGCCCTCAAAGTCATGTTGTGGGGAGCGGTTGTTTACCTGGGCATTGCCCTGCTGGACCTGCTTTACCAGCGGTATGCCTTTCAAAAGCAAATGCGCATGACCAAACAAGAGGTCAAGGATGAATATAAGCAAACCGAGGGGGATCCCCAGATTAAAGGCTGGCTGCGCCGGCGCCAGCGCCAGCTGCTGATGAACCTGGTGCGCAAGGAGGTTCCCCGGGCCACCGTAGTGGTAACCAACCCCACCCACTATGCGGTGGCCTTGAGATATGAACCGCCCATGGAGGCCCCGGTGGTGGTGGCCAAAGGCAGCGACCGGCTGGCCTTGCAAATCAAAGAGGTGGCCCGGCAGCATCAAGTACCGGTGGTTGAGAATGTTGAGGTGGCTCGTTTTTTATACGCCAGCGTAGAACCCGGTCAGGCCATTCCGGTGGAAATGTACCAGGCAGTGGCTGAAATCCTGGCGCTGGTGTACCGCTTAAAAAACAAGAAGGGTTTCTAG